The Bubalus bubalis isolate 160015118507 breed Murrah chromosome 16, NDDB_SH_1, whole genome shotgun sequence genome window below encodes:
- the LOC102403255 gene encoding olfactory receptor 52M1 encodes MLTFHNVCLAPSSFQLTGIPGLESLHTWLSIPFSSMYLVAVVGNATILAVVRVEHSLHQPMYFFLCMLAIIDLVLSTSTMPKLLGIFWFGAGDIGLDACLAQMFLIHCFATVESGIFLAMAFDRYVAICNPLHHTTVLTHTVVGRLGMAALCRGVLYIGPLPLMIRLRLPVYKTRVISHSYCEHMAVVTLACGDSRINNIYGLSIGFLVLILDSVAITASYVMILRTMIGLATPEARLKTLGTCGSHICAILIFYVPIAVSSLIHRFGRQVPPPIHTLLANFYLLIPPILNPIVYAVRTKQIRERLLQILKTETKIK; translated from the coding sequence ATGCTCACTTTTCATAATGTCTGCTTAGCACCCAGTTCCTTCCAGCTGACTGGCATTCCAGGACTGGAGTCCCTGCATACCTGGCTCTCCATCCCCTTCAGCTCCATGTACCTGGTAGCTGTGGTGGGGAATGCCACCATTCTGGCTGTGGTAAGGGTGGAGCATAGCCTGCACCAGCCCATGTACTTCTTTCTGTGCATGTTGGCTATCATTGACCTGGTTCTGTCTACTTCCACTATGCCCAAACTGCTGGGGATCTTCTGGTTTGGGGCTGGTGATATTGGGTTGGATGCCTGCTTGGCTCAGATGTTCCTCATTCACTGCTTTGCCACAGTGGAGTCAGGCATCTTCCTTGCCATGGCTTTTGACCGCTATGTAGCCatctgcaacccactccatcatACCACAGTGCTCACTCATACTGTGGTGGGACGTTTGGGGATGGCTGCCCTCTGCCGGGGTGTCCTCTACATTGGACCCCTGCCTCTGATGATCCGCCTACGGCTGCCTGTTTACAAAACCCGTGTTATCTCCCACTCCTACTGTGAGCACATGGCTGTGGTCACCTTGGCATGTGGTGACAGCAGGATCAACAATATCTATGGATTGAGCATTGGCTTTCTGGTCTTGATCCTGGATTCAGTGGCCATTACTGCCTCCTATGTGATGATTCTCAGAACCATGATAGGGCTGGCTACTCCTGAGGCCAGGCTGAAAACCCTGGGGACATGTGGTTCCCACATCTGTGCTATCCTGATCTTTTATGTTCCCATTGCTGTTTCTTCCCTCATTCACCGATTTGGTCGCCAGGTGCCCCCTCCAATCCACACCTTGCTGGCCAACTTCTACCTCCTAATTCCTCCAATCCTCAATCCTATTGTCTATGCAGTCCGCACCAAGCAGATCCGGGAAAGACTTCTCCAAATTCTCAAGACAGAAACTAAGATCAAATGA